In bacterium, the genomic stretch TTTGTTTAAAATTCTCTTTGATTGGGAAATTAAAGGGAAAGAAAACATACCAAGAAAAGGTGGGTTTATAATTGCTTCAAATCATTTAAGTTATTTGGACCCACCTATTATTGGAATTGCCTCTCCAAGGAAAGTTCATTATTTGGCAAAATCGTCTCTTTTTCAGATTCCTGTTTTAAATTTTCTTATTAAAATTTATGGAGCAATACCTATTGAGAGAGAAAAAGAATATTCAATTTCCATAAGAAAAGGTATAGAGATATTAAAAAAAGGAGAGGGACTTGTTATTTTCCCAGAAGGAACGAGAAATCCAGAGGGAAATATAGAAATGCCCAAAAAGGGGGTATCTTTTCTTGCATATAAGACAGGGGTTCCTG encodes the following:
- a CDS encoding lysophospholipid acyltransferase family protein, with translation MRNFFYICAKLLGFSLFKILFDWEIKGKENIPRKGGFIIASNHLSYLDPPIIGIASPRKVHYLAKSSLFQIPVLNFLIKIYGAIPIEREKEYSISIRKGIEILKKGEGLVIFPEGTRNPEGNIEMPKKGVSFLAYKTGVPVIPTKLKGTEKALPKGKKFLKPAKVKVIFGSSIKVENNDYINQANRIMKIIKELN